In the genome of Crassaminicella thermophila, the window TGTTTATACTTCGTGCTACAAATATTTGCTATTGTCTTTTTTCTTGTTTCATAATCAAATCCTGCCATTACTAAACCCATATCCATTGTCTGTAATTCAGAAATAGTCTTATTTATCTCCACAGTAAAATGCTCTCTTGTTGCTTTATCTTTTGTATCCAATAGTGCCTGAAGCTTTTTAGCCGACATACCAAGTAAAGCTCTATTGATCATATCTGCTTCATTAGAAAATACATAATTAGGTGCTGATTTTCCTTCATGGGTTAATTGGTAATTTGTATCTAATACTTCACTTAGTTTTTTATATCCTTCTTTCTGTGGTTCTCTAACCATGATCCAATACTCATAATCTCTTAAAGCTTTTTCCATTTTTTTATAAAAATAGTTTCTAACGAGATTTCCCTTTTTCTCTTACTTTTTTTTACTCGAATTGCCATCTAAACCAGTAGCCATTGCTACATGTTTAGCAGTTTCCAAAGTTAATTTTATTACTTGTTTTGGTCTACCATCTTTTATCCTAATCCGGCTAAAACTCCATTCTAAGCCATTCTTAAACACTTCCTTTATTCTTTTATTAGCCCATTTACTAAATTGCCCATTCGGCTTACCTAATTGCTCCCATAAAGTTTCAGCGTCAATAACAAACCCTTCTACACCATCCTGTAATAACTCAGGAAATGTCTTTTGGTACTTCATAACTAATTTTGCATCTTCTTCTGTAAATCCTAGCTTCTCAATTAATTCTTTTTTCTCAAATACTTTTACTTTTACATCATTGATTTTTGCCACTCTCATATCGACTACCTCCTAGAATTTTATTGATAACTAGGAGTGGTAGGAACTTACCCCACCATGCGTAACTCCTAAGAGGTGGCAGGTTGTTATCCTGCAAACCTAAAAATTTGCATTAAAAAAGACACCTTTTACAGTGTCTAAATTATCTATATATTTTGAAATGATTTACTCTTTGTTATATTTTTCCATTAGAATTTACAATAGTGCGACAGGTTAAATCTAAATACACGAATGAAAAGGAGTATGGAAAATGGATAAATATAACAATAAATTAAAATCTCTCTTAGATCAGATTGAACAAACTAGATTTGCACTAAACGAATTAATCAAGCATAAAGAAGAAAATTTACTGGATCAAGAAGTAATTGAATTAAGCCAATTACTGGATAAATTACTATCAAAATATGATAGTATGCAAAAATAACAAATAATTGTAGCACGTTAAATTTGATTTAACCTGTTGTGCTACTTGAATTTTTTTAGCATGAAAAAAAGAGCCGGTTGGCTCTTTTTTTAATTTCCTTCTACTACATGTCCTGCAACTTGTGCCATATCCCCAACAGCATCCATTGCATCTTTAGCTGCTCCTGCAAAATCTCCTTTCGAAGCTTTGTCTATAGCACCTGCCACATGATCTTTCAGATTTTCAGATGCTTCAAAAGAATTGTCAGCTACTTTTTTATCATTATCTCCCATACGTCCTCCTCCTTCCTAATTATTAGAATTCTCTACAAGAAAACAGTATCCTTTATATTCCACTCGCAAATTTCGACACAAATCGTTTAACTTATTGACTACTTATTTATTTTCATGATTAAGCAAACCAGCTAAAGCAAAACTAATAAATATTATTATACATCCAATATTCTCCTCTTCCAAACAATACAAATCCTACGCCAAGAAATATTCCAATTTCTATTAATAAGCTTCCTTTTTCACTTATTTCATCTTTAGTTTTTGTATTATTATCTTTGTTTCTTTTATTATGATAATCATTTACACCACGTGATACACATCTTGCAATAGTTCTATTTAATACCCCATATTTTCTCAGGTATACTCATTTCCCCCACCCTTTCTGCCTGATCCTCTTATTTTTCCTTTCATAGCTATCGTGGCTCATGCATTCCTTGCTTCCCCAGTACTTACTATCTACATAAATATCTATATCCTCGCATTTATCTTTTTCAGGGC includes:
- a CDS encoding antA/AntB antirepressor family protein — encoded protein: MRVAKINDVKVKVFEKKELIEKLGFTEEDAKLVMKYQKTFPELLQDGVEGFVIDAETLWEQLGKPNGQFSKWANKRIKEVFKNGLEWSFSRIRIKDGRPKQVIKLTLETAKHVAMATGLDGNSSKKK
- a CDS encoding aspartyl-phosphate phosphatase Spo0E family protein codes for the protein MDKYNNKLKSLLDQIEQTRFALNELIKHKEENLLDQEVIELSQLLDKLLSKYDSMQK